The genomic stretch TTGAGAAAATTGATATATAGAATCAGGTTCTACTCTTTGAAATGGTTTCTGTATAAGACCTTGAATCATTCTTATTCTTTGAAATGGTTTGAGTACTCCATACTCTcttattaatatatttttatcATTAAAAAATTCAAATCGACATATCAATAAGTAATCTTCCTTATGATTTACATTTTTAATATTCACCGATGTATAATAGTAAATTAAACAAGACTATAGTGTATACATATTAAACTACAATGTATGGAACTAAAGGTTAAAATATATAAATTTTGTGCAATCCCAAATTAATTTATTTGATGAAGATGATACAACAAAAAAAAGTCGGTTCATTACAAATTTAACCGAAggataaaaaaattaataaaataaaataattgaatTCTAATGTTGATAGTTAAAACTTAAAACCTAAACCAACTAATGAATTCTTATTGATTTAGGGAAAATAATTGGGTGATGTTAAATTAAAAAGCCCTCTCCTAGTTGGTTTGTTGCTTTGCTAGTTTAATATCTTTCCTTTTTTTCTTTAAAAGAATTAACTGATAAACAAACATATTTGAGTTTAAGTGTTCAATTAATGAACTAATTGTGATTAGTATTCAATGTTTCCTCTTCATGAGCTTACGCTCTTCTTCTAACTCCAACAAGTTCATGATCACTGCTTCCGAAGTATCTCTTAACAACACCGACCAGTCCCTGAAAAACACATTCAATTCAAAGTTAATACTACAACATTTTGCACATACAAAACACCAACACGAACAGACACAAATTATTGCGTTAATATCAAGTGTCAAATACAAAACACCGGCAAATATGACACGAATACAAACACCTCACGATACTGACAGGTAATCACAAATGTCAGTATTGCGTGTTGGTATCAAATATGTCTTTGTTTATAGATGTCAGTATTATTGTGATTATTAAAAATATATGTGAATTATTATGACAAACCTATTGGAAGAATCGAAGGTCAATCCAACTGTGAATTTAGCCTCCTCTAATGCAGCACTAAACCTTCGAAGCTCTTTAACAGGACAAGTACCATTGTCCTTAACAACAAGCTCTGAAGGCTTAACATCATAGAAAATTGGGATAACCCTCTTTTTCGACTCCATGAGAAGAGCAAGTTCATGGAGACAAAAATAAGAGTCACAATAAGTTGGTGAAAAAACAGCAACACCAACTTTGCAACCGAGAATTCCTCTATCAATATGATCAAACAATCTATCCCCAGGTTTCATATTCTTGCTGTCCAAAAACGACCTCACTCCCATCTTCGTCAATCGATCATAAAGCAACCCCGCGATGTTCCTCTTTGTGTCGATTCCTCGATGATTTATGAACACGTCGCATGATGGTCCATGAGCTATTTTACGGTACAAGGTAGCTGATAAACGTTGCATGGTTTCTTCAATAAGTTTAATTTTTGTTATGTTATGGGTATTGTTTTATTTAGTTTGTAATAATGATGTCTCTTTGAATTTGTCTCTTTCTCGAAATTTTGGTGTGTGTATATATAATTGGTTATGGGGTTTGAATTTCAACGTGATGGTCCATGTTTTGATTGATGTTAATTTGGACTAGAGGAAAATACGAGGTATTTCAACGAAAGAGTAAAAGTGTTTGAAAATTTTGACCAACATAAAACGAAATGAGGAGTGTCCAGAACTGTGCATGTCCTTCAAACACGTCTGTATACTCGGTAAATATAATCAAGacaaaacatatatatatatatatatatatatatatatatatatatatatatatatatatatatatatatatatatatatatatatatatatatatatatatattctatgaatatttatatttaaaaaagaAGAATTAACAATAGCACCTCAATTTTGTTCAAAGTCTAATTTCTTTTTTTAGGCTTAATTTTTAATATGTATGTATTAAAAcgaaaataattttattttaataaaaaagTTATTCCTTAATTCTTAATTaggaaaattaaaaaaaaaaaatatttttagtatttctttttatcaatttttgattattttaactttttttaaaattaaaagaaaaattacaaaaatatttgttactaattttattttattagtattagtttttttttaattttaaaatggGTCACAAGTCAAATATTCACCCTTTTTTTCCCATATTTTTCCTATTGAAGCAACTTCATCTTCATTCATTTGCTTGCTAGGAGTTTGTAAGTTTATATTAGGGTTCATATTTGTAatattttgtgtgtgtgtgtgtgtgtgtgtgtgtgtgtgtgtgtgtgtgtgtgtgtgtgtgtgtgtgtgtgtgtgtgtgtgtgtgtgtgtgtgtgtgtgtgtgtgtgtgtgtggtgtgtgtgtgtgtgtgtgtgtgtgtgtgtgtgtgtgtgtgtgtgtggtgtgtgtgtgtgtgtgtgtgtgtgtgtgtgtgtgtgtgtgtgtgtgtgtggtgtgtgtgtgtgtgtgtgtgtgtgtgtgtgtgtgtgtgtgtgtgggtgtgtgtgtgtgtgtgtgtgtgtgtgtgtgtgtgtgtgtggtgtgtggtgtgtgtgtgtgtgtgtgtgggtgtgtgtgtgtgtgtgtgtgtgtgtggtgtgtgtgtgtgtgtgtgtgtgtgtgtgtgtgtgtgtgtgtgtgtgtgtgtgtgtggtgtgtgtgtgtggtggtgtgtgtgtgtgtgtgtgtgtgtgtgtgtgtgtggtgtgtgtgtgtgggtgtgtgtgtgtgtgtgttgtgtgtgtgtgtgtgtgtgtgtgtgtgtgtgtggtgtgtgtgtgtgtgtgtgtgtgtgtgtgtgtgtgtgtgtgtgtgtgtgtgtggggtgtgtgtgtgtgtgtgtgtgtgtgtgtgtggtgtgtgtgtgtgtgtgtgtgtgtgtgtgtgtgtgtgtgtgtgtgtgtgtgtgtgttgtgtgtgtgtgtgtgtgtggtgtgtgtgtggtgtgtgtgtgtgtgtggtgtgtgtggtgtgtgtgtgtgtggtgtgtgtgtgtggtgtgtgtgttgtgtgtgtgtgtgtgtgtgtgttgtgtgtgtgtgtgtgtgtgtgttgtgtgtgtgtgtgtgtgtgtgtgtgtgtggtggtgtgtgtgtgtgtgtgtgtgtgtgttgtgtgtgtgtgtgtgtgtgtgtgtgtgtgtgtgtgtgtgtgtgtgtgtggtgtggtgtgtgtgtgtgttgttgtgtgtgtgtgtgtgttgtggtgtgtgtggtgtgtgtggtgttgttgtgtgtgtgtgtgtgtgtgtgtgtggtgtgtgtggtggtgtgtgtgtgtgtgtgtgtgtgttgtgtgtgtgttgtgtgtgtgtggtgtgtgtgtgtgtgtgtggttgtgtgtgtgtgtgtgtgtgtgtgtgtgtggtgtgtgtgtgtgtgtgtgtgtgtgtgtggtgtgtgtggtgtgtgttgtgtgtgtgtgtgtgtgtgtgtggtgtgtgtgtgtgtgtgttgtgtgtgtgtgtggtgtgtgtgtgtgtgtgttggtgtgtgtgtgtggtgtgtgtgtgtgtgtgtgtgtggtgtgtgtgtgtgtgtgtgtgtgtgtgtgtgtgtggtgtgtgtgtgtgtgtgtgtggtgtggtgtgtgtgtgtgtgttgtgtgtgtgtgtgtgtgtgtgtgtggtgtgtgtgtgtgtgtgtgtgtgtgtgtgtgtgtgtgtgtgtgtgtgtggtgtgtgtgtggtgtgtggtgtgtgtgtgtggtgtggtgtgtgtgtgtgtgtgtgtgtgtgtgtgtgtgtgtggtgtgtgtgtggggtgtggtgtgtgtgtgtgtgtgtgtgtgtgtggtgtgtgtgtgtgtgtggtgtgtgtggtgtgtggtgtgtgtgtgtgtgtgtgtgtgtgtgtgtggtgtggtgtgtgtgtgtgtgtgtgtgtgtgtgtgtgtgtgtgtgtgtgggtgtgtgtggtgtgtgtgtgtggtgtgtgtgtgtgtgtgtggtgtgtgtgtgtggtgtgtgtgtgtgtgtgtgtgtgtgtgtgtgtgtgtgtgtggtgggtgtggtgtgtgtgtgtgtgtgtgtgtgtgtgtgtggtgtgtgtgtgtgtgtgtgtgtgtgtgtgtgtgtgtgtggtgtgtgtgtgtggtgtgtgtgtgtgtgttgtgtgtggtgtgtgtgtgtgtgtgtgtgttgtgtgtgtgtgtgtgtgtgtgtgtgtgtgtggtgtgtgtgtgtggtgtgtgtgtgtgtgtgtgtgtgtgtgtgtgtgtgtgtgtgtgtgtgtgtgtgtgtgtgtgtgtgtgtgtgttgtgtgtgtgtgtgtgtggtgtgtgtgtgtgtgtgtgtgtgtgtgtgtgtgtgtgtgtgtggtgtgtgtgtgtgtgtgtgtggtgtgtgtgtgtgttgtgtgtgtgtgtgtgtgtgtgtgtgtgtgtgtggtgtgtgttgtgtgtgtgtggtgtgtgtgtgtgtgtgtgtgtgtgtgtgtgtgtgtgtgtgtggtgtgtgtgtgtgtgtgtgtgtgtgtatatatatggtatatgtgtgagagagagagagagagagagagaggaggagagagagagagagagagagaggaggagagagagaggagagagagagagagagagagagagagagagagagagagagagagagagagagagagagagagaggggagagagagagagagagagagagagagttgaATGCTGAATGTATGGAAAAAAACACATAAAACACATCTTGGATGCACTGACAGGTGTCAACATATGGGTAACGATCGTTATCCAGACTTGCATGTGTGATGGTCTTTACCAGCGCGAGCACAATGATGATTGTCACTAATTCTTTCATTTGATAGTTAAACCATCACTAGAGTGACGATCGTCACTCTGGTTTTTGAATACAGAGGTTGCGTAGTGTTAGCGAGGTGCACACCCCATATGGTTGACATGAAGACTCTACCTATAATAGATCTTTTTTGGAGCGTCGACATAGAATGGATAGACTGTTACTATTGAAAAGTTTCAAATAAGATACATGACTCTAGATGCCTTATCAAAAAACCTAGAGCCGACCTTTGTGAGTTATTTGAGTATAAAGCTCTTAGAACTATCCTATTACAAGAAGCCTCCCTATTTAGGTTGTTCTGTCGCCCAACTACCCATACAATCCTAAATTCATGTTCTCCTAAAGCCCACACATGACTTTGCATTGCatactgtagcggtaaattcatgaccatcaaactatggataagcttaatgtcaataaaaccatagtcgccaccgtgcttttattgttttcaaaggaaaagggaaaagtacgaacaaaacccaaagataagaagctttcaaatcaaaactaataaaatgtcagagattataggtaagggggtttgttacacaaagggaaggtattagcacccaaagtttcctaggtactcctagggagccctttttgtgtgcaagtgttttggtaaaaatgatgtttggtaaaatatagagtgggggatgagaaaataattcattaattataattttgtgtttgacaagacctttggtcttatgcctacgtaccaacataaaaatgagggatcaaaaccccgtagttcatggtaaaaatttcaaagaagttggtgaattgtttttaatcaaaagtttaaaagaaaaggcacaaaaggccaaatatttgaatgaggttgttagttctttttagctttttttttaaaattaaagtcaatatggttaaatttattcacaagtttgatttaagaaaaggagtttaaaaattcaatagcataaggccaaagtttctaatcattaaaacttgtctaagttgaaaacactaacaaagaaggttttgaaaagagggagagatttgaaatttaagaagtgggagaagatgaagggactatcctagacaaaaattaaaagataagagttgaaaagatctgaccaatgggatgcaatccaacagacaagaatgtcatatagaaacccattttcctttggactttagcaagcaacaagcataagcaatatccaagcaaaccaGTATGAAGACCAagtcatcaaataaagatagccataatatccaagaaagcactccaatagctagcagtcttcaatgtcttccaatgtatcagatgaaaatattccttgtGGTGAACTCAGAAGCAATCATCAGACATCTACAATAATAACAgtataacaattaagcacaaagataaagtaacagatgaatcaaggacactcaaggtcttgcatcagatgaaaggcatAGTCAGGGATGACTCAGTCtcaaatagtggcattggccaagtcctcaaagcataaGGAAGTTGCttattctaagtccaaaagtttagatcaagtccaacagtccaccaagatgtttttttagggtttttgttgttattaggtgttttaaggtcctaagaccacaaacaaaaacaaagacaagcaaacaatatatacaatcacaagatatggcttaaatgagtaaagtgaaaagggcttgaaacataaacaaattgcatgaaatgtaaatggcaatgaataataaaggtattgaaatttaaagtgcataaagtaaatgacttgaaagtaaagcaccattaataaaaagttagtcaatggttagtcaaatgttagtgaagagttttaattgtttaagtcattctttggagaacactcaaccattaATTCACAAGTATGAACccatgaaccaagacatcatccatgagaagggcttcaacttggataaatcaacaagtatgccactagctctcatgaatggaaaaaaggtcaagttttcacacaatgccatgaataatgggagacttgcaatctcacttactagaatgttatgccttacgagacaaatttagctctatgttaagcaatcgtaattgaagttatgtagaagtcacaactatctgagatcgggcaataaaaatataggtgttaatgcatgttagagatttggtacaaagaaccaaatTCCTAAAAAcaccacacactaaaaaaatTGGAGGGACATATATCAATCAGGCTCAcgttgattcatctaacacaaggtcattaatgaatcaactagcattagacatgaagagaacTCATTGGTCAACGATGGATTgaggaagaatagggatgaagatgaagagggaaggggaacTAGAAgcccaaattgatcataggaggaatttcatctgatcaatactatccattcattttgggagatgaaatgtacatttcaccaatcccctaaatcaaTAGTATTGAttaaacaaaagtcaaatcaaccatgaccaaggtCAAACAGAAATTCAAACAGTACAAGACCAATtaaatagctcaacacaatttttaaataattattcaattaaaaatcaaatttaaaatgaattaaaatgcatttttaaatggacaaaacctaaaatcccttcaaatcaccaaataaattgccaagagatttatcataggtcaaacaaggtcaaaggaccttagacaaaaaaattcacaatttttggaaagtcataagtattttaaaatatttaaaaataagtcaaaaattatttaattcataaaaaatatcaaaattaatccaaaaattattttaattcagaatatggaagagaaaaatatttaaagattttttgtgaaagtctcatattttttggattaaaatgacatttctatgaattaaataaaataaaaggattaaacataaaatcaaaaaataaaataaaattaaaaaaaacaaaggccatcagatctccctcattaattgaggtggcagatctgatggtcacgCGCATAGGGAACATGGTACACCAAGGTCAATGCGCTGCAAACCTAGTCAAACAAATCAAAGGCCCTGATTAAAACGTGTGAACAAGATCCAAAGGTTGGGAAGGCGCCAatgcaccaccggagccctagctccggtcttcttctccagtggacctcactggactggtccaccaccaacctccaTGAAAATTAAAAGTGAGTACATtaatttaaaggaaaaatgctcagggGCTCGAAGCTGACCTCAATTTCtcccaattccaagtatattgaaagatatctggacttgaaatttgaggtgcatgatctgagttgcttcgatttggcctcaaagcaactcaatcttgttgcctacattggtaggtctcCAGATAACCAAAGAACAAGCAAAATAATGGAGAATTCAAGGAGAATCAAAgaagagaaaaatctgaaaattcgCCTTCGGTTTACTTCAATTaatcttgatcttgcttccaattttccttggctcgactctaacaacttgcaggaagtgaaatgaATGATCGAAAGGCTtagattcttggagtttcaattccaaaacagaatgagaattgaaactcaatttcaagtgaaatatTCAAGTTTATCCattaatggaggttagggaagCAATGGTGCAATGCTTGGCAAGAGGGCTCCCTTTTCTGATCAGCaagggcatgtatttatagcatgaggaTTGCTTTCCACACCTTTTGAAAACTTGGCCAAATTTTGTAACTTTTGCGCATGGGTGCATGGTCATGCATTTAGGCCCAATTTTTGATTGCATTGAGTCCAAATTTATGCACAAAACATGTTGAGATCATatcatgaagccatgcaatggtatttgaaaattgagttcaaaagttgccaaaacaaGCCAAGCAAAGGAACCCTTCGCAAGTCCCTAAATTTTGATTCAAATGTCATGATCTGGGACTCTTTGAAAAGGTgacatgaaggggaacaactttattgttgaacacttttccgtttggagcttggatcatgatgaattttgaggtggaagttggagaaatcaaacatggttgaaaattttccgttataagtcaaatgaccacttcttccaccttgaataacgtttgatatgagcttaaaatgaaaatggttccttattcaaatttgtatatatttcattgatattcaatttggtcacaatttggtatcatttggagctttcatgagggagttatggattttagaagttgaggaaaaatgcttgttcaatgatgatgacccaaaataacctataatgtttcctcttggcatatACCATTGCAGTTAGAATTTGATatttctaaaagaataaaagttggataggacatcttgaaattgatcatgaaacttggatggccttcatatcataaaaattgaacaagttatgcttcttggaagttgaccttctaactagggcacatacaaaatgacctataatctttcaccataaaaaatgaacttccaagaaaaattagctcttgatggcaacatgaaagttatttggaatgtcataaagagtaacgtttctccttgaatcattttcatatgacaaaaattgtagtAGATAGGGTCTAGGGTACCCTAGATTTGAcgagttgactttctctagtcaacctccttaaaccaacttgcaaacttgaagttctcttgatatttggggatcatggaggaccatatatgcataagatgatgtacCATGAAGTGTcctttgaaatatttgaccaatttttgaagaaacttattgaggaagtcacacaagatacctagatgaattagggcttccaagacaaacaagtctcaaactcttgatgaattcttgataaaaatgacaaataatgaacatggggatccatatataaTGCATAGAACTATTGTGAACCTTTATTTGATTGAtcccttgcattgagggtctcaaatcctatATATGGACTTGATGAGGCATGAGTGGACAtacacattacctacaaaagaaaaaaaaaactatactagacatatttttgatattttggttagtaaacaaataaaagTAAAGTGTGATACAAtaaaaagtgcttggtgatctctcccaatgtaaacccaatgaatggtgggtgaggaggataccaaggtgtgatcccaaagtcaatgcaaatgatgagataacatgagggatcttagggtcaaaattggggtcttacacatactTTATCATGAAAATTATTTTTTCCTTAGCATACAAAATTTGTTTTCAAGGAATTACAAAGACTAAGATTATTATCGAGCATCTATAAAAAGGTAAATGGGTTCGGAAAAGAGACAACCTTTACAAATTAAATCCAAGATACCTGAATTGGGTAGTTTGAAAGACCTTAATGCCAAGTTGACCACTATCACTTGAGACACTTTTGTTTGCAAAAATATACTTAACCCCTTGTTCATCGAAGTATAGACAAAAGTCATCATTGTTTTGGCTCAATTTTATAATCCTCCACTAAGAAGCTTCCTCTTTCAAGACTTCCAGTCGACACCTACCTTGGAATAATTTCAAATAAACTTGGATGTTCCCTTAAAAGGAAAAAAGTCTTTATAGAGGAATTGGGAACATTCCTAAAGTTGAAGACATTTCGTCAAAGCCTTGAAAATAAAAGTACAAGGTTTGGCGGTCAGTGTAAAAATAAGAGGAAATGTCCAAGGATCCTTAAGGGAATACTTATAAGAGAAAGCCTAAGGGTTTGCAAAAGCACAAGAGTGGGAAGCCTTCGGTGACGTCCTAACTATACTTGTTTATGGATTGGTAATCTTTCTAAATTTTGAAGACTTCATAGACTTCGCCGCCATACGCGTGTTCTGGGTTGTTTTAAAAGGAAAAGAAAATCATGTCCTTGTACTGTTAACGGATGTATTCCATACGCTCCATTTACGACACAAGAAGAATGGTGGTAATATATTGTGATGCCTTCTTTTGCTCTACACTTGACTGACATCCCACATATTCAAGGCAGACTCATGGATTAAAAAAAACTAGAGATGAGTGGTCCCAAAGCTTTGTCTCCCTTACCCTAAGAAAAAACTGAACGTACCTCTCATAGGATCCAAGGGTTGCATAAATTATAACCCAACTCTAGCCTTAAGGCAACTTGGATAACCTATGCTAGAGAAGCCCGAAGAGGAGGCCTTGGAAAGTTTGATATTGCATGACATGCGTGCTAATGACCTGGTTACACTACAAAATATCATTTGGGCGTGGATACAAATTTCCCTTGACTATAATTGGTTCTTTTGTTGCGTTTTTTCCTCTGCATCACTAGCCAATCACCATGAACTGCATCTATTTCTCCATATTTTTTTGCTACAATTCAGCGCTATCATCACCCACTTCCTGATGTCGTTTCGTCAGTCTTTGCTCATGGACAAAATCATTTTCTGGCGGACCTCTTGATTGCACCACCATAGGAACAATCGACTGCTCCAAGTTAACTGGTGTATTCTTGCAATCACGGGTCTAATGACCATAACAACCACAACGGGAGAAAATAATGTGAAAATCTTCATATTGTACTTTGTACTAGTGGCCATTAACATTGAACTTTATGACAACCTACAATGTCATATTAATCTCCATGCAAATCATCACAAACCGTCCACTCTCTACATTTAGGATGTTAGTATCTACATTAACAAAAGTACCCACAACAAATGCCAAACCAAGAAGGATACTTTCATCATAATACAATAAGTTAAGTCTTGGAAATCAAATTCAAACTAGATTCTTCTCCACCTTTGTGAGAGGACATGCAAAGTCTAGAGTACATCGAGCCACTGCCAAATAATGGTGAAACAAAATCCACGGTTCTTTTAACATGATTTTCTCCCTATCTACTTCACACTTCGCATTTGACCATAAAGAAACCATTAAAAACGTCCATGATCTCAAAATCTATGGTAAGTTTCCAAATCTTTTTCAACCTATCCTTCATAAAATGATAACCCTCATTATTCCCAAGGAGTCTTATGATTAGTGCTTCCTTCCAAGGATTACACGGTTCGTGAAAAAAAGTTCTCCTCCATCGTCACGTTTGGCAGCAATTAGTTTCCCCTTTCAAGAGAGACTTTCATAAGTCTTTTTTCAATTAGGTTCACTCTCTCCTTCATAGTAGTGGCTCCTTGGCCTTTAGTGAAAATATCTCGGAATGACGGTCTAATATGCTTAGATGCACCTCCATCCAGTTGTTTGACCAGGGGCGGTGGCGTGGAAGCGGAAAAAACAAAAGGCTTCATGCGAACCATTTTCCACAAATCAAAAGTTGTTGCTATTAATATGGGCATTCTCGTGAAATGATATTATTGTTCTTATTTCCTATCAATTATTTTAACTTAAATAGTTTCTATTTTTTATAAGAAATAATGAATAAGCTAGGTCGAGTTAGACTTTTCCAAGTTTAAGCTTCGTCTTCTAAAAATATCAAAACTTAATTCTGATATATAGTCTGTCATAGGCTTATTTCTTAGGTCTAAGTCTAGTCTTTTTGAAGTTATGGTTGACTTATTAGCCTATTTAAAATCTTATTTCATTTGAATATatttaaataaacaattcaattaatatttatataaaataaaaaattaaaagatTAATGATACAAAAAATTTGTTTGCATTGATTAATTAGAGTTTACCAAGTAACATAAGTTTTGTGAGACAATATATTCAAAAAAACTTCTGAAAATAACTTATAATATTGTTTATAAAGTGTTTTCAACCTATTCTTGTACATTCTTCCAAATAATTAAGTTTTATTTTTGAGATTTAATTCAAATTacacaataataataataataataataataataaataataattcatatttatttaaaCATGTCATTCAGGTCATGTTTAAAATACTTCTTTTATGGCATGAggtataattttttttattaaacaAGCTTATAAAAAAGTCTAAGTTTTTTTCTATTAAAAAAAAATGGTGTGGTCTAGGCCTTTGTAGACTATATCCATGTTAGTTAGCCTAATGTATTTTCACATCTACCTATTCTACACTAGGTAAAAAATTTATACATAACTAATAGTTTTTTAATATGAAAAAAA from Lathyrus oleraceus cultivar Zhongwan6 chromosome 7, CAAS_Psat_ZW6_1.0, whole genome shotgun sequence encodes the following:
- the LOC127106431 gene encoding TIR-only protein, with the protein product MQRLSATLYRKIAHGPSCDVFINHRGIDTKRNIAGLLYDRLTKMGVRSFLDSKNMKPGDRLFDHIDRGILGCKVGVAVFSPTYCDSYFCLHELALLMESKKRVIPIFYDVKPSELVVKDNGTCPVKELRRFSAALEEAKFTVGLTFDSSNRDWSVLLRDTSEAVIMNLLELEEERKLMKRKH